The segment GCAAATTTATACCAAACAAGTTGGAGTCGATTTGTATGAATCCTCGATGATCATGTTTTACTATCTAAAATTTATACCAAACAAGTTGGAGTCTGTTTTAAGAATCCTCAATGGCCATGTTTTACTATCTAAGCTGAACTCATATCATcgtagaaaagaaaaaagagactaTGTTATACTATCTAAGCTCAATTCGTATCATCATCGTATAAAGGAAAAAGAGACTATGTTTTACTATCTAAGCTCAATTCATATCATCATCgtggaaaaaggaaaaagagaaagagagctCAGATGCACATTAATTCATCCTAAATCAGATGTCTGTGACGACCCAATCGTTCACGAACCGTGCAAGTAAACGTCATTGCTCATATGCACCAGCCGGGAATCGAACCCGGGTCTGTACCGTGGCAGGGTACTATTCTACAACTAGACCACTGGTGCTACATGTCAGAGCAACTATGTAATTTTTATACCATTTGTTAATCAATATCCACTTTGAGGGAATgttgtatttgtcttatttattgCTAGCAAATTGTGTGGATATTTGGAAAAATAGTAAAACTAGTCAATTCATGAACAATCATCTTTACAAAATATACCATAAATTTACCCATTAGGACATGATCATCTAGATATACAATTTATGTCTGGAATTCTCCATGTAAACTCAATCAAAGTTATCATAACCTGAAGTCTATGCATTTTTTGTCTGATCGATCACACTAATAGCTTCAATAGTTCATTgaaatgtatgtatataatcATAACAACTCTTCAAATCCTATTCAATAATGTCACTGAAACAAAATTATTTCAACTtgttttctctttcttttttttcgaGGACAATAATAGATCATCATgtcatgtctatatcttttatGTCAAACTCTATTCTTTATCacctagtatttttttttaatgaatcaGCACGTCAAGAACAGATTTCATGGATATAATGTTCAGAGTTTTGTAAACAAAATTTGCTAATTACTAGTTAAATAATATGaacaatacataaaaatgaatacattgactttttatttgttaattccTTCTAATACATGCAAGTACAATGTAACATATAAACGTGCCTGCAAATattatgacatttttttttcatcttagTACGTGCTACCATGTTATGGcactacaaaaaatatatagaaaagaagatgaagatcaagaaaattttattgttaGCCATCAAAATGGCATTTtctatttcaaagaaaaaagcTAAGATtaacaaaaaagttgaattacataaAGAAGaaagtttctttttttcttcttttatagctaaatttttgtttagaatTCCATCTATAGTCCTTGTTTTGATTCTTATCTTCTTATGGtcttcttctactactattATTTCTGGTAAAGTAGTACATGTTTGCATCTCATCGCGTAAACTCAATGATCTTTATTGCATTTCTGCTGGCACTGAACCACATCTTGATACCGCGGTTTCTTCTCTCAATGGTACTTCTCCTTCTGTTTTTGTAGATCAGAAGGATATCGCGTCAAAAGAATCTAATCTTCAAGACACTGGAGTAGCAATAGTCGATGAAAGTTTCACATCAAATGATAGTTCCACATCAAATGTGGTTGATGGTTCAGTACAAATTTATAGTCCTCTTGACATCCCAACTCCGCGTGTCAATGATAGTTCCACCTCAAATGTTGTTGATGTTTCGAGTCCTGTTGACATCCCAATTCCGCGTGTCAATGATAGTTTCACATCAATTGACACTGTGTCTAATGTTGTTGATGTTTCACTACAAAAATCTAGTCCTCTTGACATAGCTATTCCGCGTGTGAATGATAGTTCCACATCCATTCCAAGTGCAAAACAAGAAAGTGCAACGTCTGTTGATTCATTTGCAGGAAACAGAAGTGTTTCTTTCAGAAACAAAATGGTTGATGAGGAACTATTGATCGCTTATAATGACGTGGAGGATCAATTGAAGGTGCATCGTTCATGGGCAGCAACGAGCAATACTAATGCAACGTGTGATGGCAGGGGAATCTATGTGTATGATTTACCAACAAAGTTCAACAAAGACTTGGTAGCTCAATGTGCAGATATCAATCCTTGGGTTAACCTCTGCAAGTACTTCAGCAACGATGCAATGGGAGAACCAATACAGAATCTTGGCAAAGGGTGGTACCAGACACATCAGTATTCACTAGAACTGATATTTCATTCGCgtgttctgaatcatccttgcaGAGTTCACAATGCAGATGAAGCAAAACTGTTTTATGTGCCTTTTTATGGTGGACTTGATGTCTTAAGATGGCATTTCAAGAATGTATCGAACGATGTCAAGGACTCGTTGGGAGTTGAACTTGTAAGATGGTTAGAGTCACAGAAACATTGGTTTCAAAAATCAGGTAATGATCATGTCTTTGTTTTAGGTAAAATTTCTTGGGACTTCAGAAGATATAGTGACACCATATGGGGGAGTAGGTTCTTGGAGCTAGACGAAATGCAGAATCCGGTTAAACTCTTGATTGAACGACAACCATGGCAAGTTAACGACATAGGAATACCACATCCTACTTATTTCCATCCACAATCAGACAATGACATAATCGCGTGGCAGGACAGAATCATCAAGTCAAATCGAAAACACCTAGTGTCCTTTGCTGGTGCAGCAAGGCCTGATGCACCAGAAAACATAAGGTCAATCTTGATCAACCAATGCACATCAACCAAAGATCAACAATGTAGATTCTTGAACTGCAATGCAGGTAGCTGCAATCAGCCCGAGTCGATAATACAACTCTTCATGGAATCTGAATTCTGTTTGCAGCCTCCAGGGGACAGTCCAACAAGAAAATCAGTTTTCGATTCGTTGATATCAGGTTGTATACCTGTAATCTTTGATCCCTTTACAGCATACTATCAATATTCATGGCATTTACCACAAGACCATAACAAGTACTCAGTTTTCATAGATCAAGAAGATGtgagaaaaatgaaagtcaatgtTGTGGAGAGGCTAATGCAAAttccaacaaaagaaaaagagaaaatgagAAGTTACATAGTATATGAGTTGTTACCTGGATTAGTATATGGAGATCCAAATTCTAAGTTGGAGAAATTTCAAGATGCATTTTCAATAACTATAAACAATTTGTTTCAAAGATTGAACAAATTGGAATTATGACAAAGTGAAATTTGTGATATGTATCATACTTTTTGTATCAGGGAAAAAAAAAGGTGGAATTGTAATACATCGCCACCACTTTTTATGACATCATACTGAAAACACTTCTAATCTAATCTCATCTTTTGTAGAGTTTATGTATTGTAAGTAATCTGAACTTACTCGAAGCGACTTAGCGAGCCTTCCAAACAACAATTATACCTATATTCTGTTGTTTGGAGATGACTTAACTGTTAGTGAATTTCGTCTATCATTGATTTCTATATAGAGACTTTTTACTACGTAAGTTTTGTAAACAACTTATTCATGTTAACTAttagaatattttattattaaacatATCACTAATTTATTATCAGTTGCAATAATTCAACCTAAACACACagttattatttataaatcatatcataattcaattctaaatttctaattgttgaaatgaaaatttgaacaatataaatatata is part of the Solanum pennellii chromosome 8, SPENNV200 genome and harbors:
- the LOC107028641 gene encoding LOW QUALITY PROTEIN: xyloglucan-specific galacturonosyltransferase 1 (The sequence of the model RefSeq protein was modified relative to this genomic sequence to represent the inferred CDS: inserted 1 base in 1 codon); the encoded protein is MNTLTFYLLIPSNTCKYNVTYKRACKYYDXFFFILVRATMLWHYKKYIEKKMKIKKILLLAIKMAFSISKKKAKINKKVELHKEESFFFSSFIAKFLFRIPSIVLVLILIFLWSSSTTIISGKVVHVCISSRKLNDLYCISAGTEPHLDTAVSSLNGTSPSVFVDQKDIASKESNLQDTGVAIVDESFTSNDSSTSNVVDGSVQIYSPLDIPTPRVNDSSTSNVVDVSSPVDIPIPRVNDSFTSIDTVSNVVDVSLQKSSPLDIAIPRVNDSSTSIPSAKQESATSVDSFAGNRSVSFRNKMVDEELLIAYNDVEDQLKVHRSWAATSNTNATCDGRGIYVYDLPTKFNKDLVAQCADINPWVNLCKYFSNDAMGEPIQNLGKGWYQTHQYSLELIFHSRVLNHPCRVHNADEAKLFYVPFYGGLDVLRWHFKNVSNDVKDSLGVELVRWLESQKHWFQKSGNDHVFVLGKISWDFRRYSDTIWGSRFLELDEMQNPVKLLIERQPWQVNDIGIPHPTYFHPQSDNDIIAWQDRIIKSNRKHLVSFAGAARPDAPENIRSILINQCTSTKDQQCRFLNCNAGSCNQPESIIQLFMESEFCLQPPGDSPTRKSVFDSLISGCIPVIFDPFTAYYQYSWHLPQDHNKYSVFIDQEDVRKMKVNVVERLMQIPTKEKEKMRSYIVYELLPGLVYGDPNSKLEKFQDAFSITINNLFQRLNKLEL